The Triticum urartu cultivar G1812 chromosome 5, Tu2.1, whole genome shotgun sequence genome contains the following window.
CAACGTTGGCGACGAATGACTATTAAATCACGGAAATAATGTTTAGTAAGCTGCTAGGCGAAATGATGTCATGAAATGACTCCGTGGCCCAATGGATAAGGCGCTGGTCTACGAAACCAGAGATTCTGGGTTCGATCCCCAGCGGAGTCGTATTCATTTTTTGCTCTTTTATTATGTACGGCCCAACCAATATATAGCGACAAAGCCCAAAAACTTCATCAATTGACTCCGTGGCCCAATGGATAAGGCGCTGGTCTACGAAACCAGAGATTCTGGGTTCGATCCCCAGCGGAGTCCTATTCATTTTTTGCTCTTTTATTATGTACGGCCCAACCAATATATAGTGACAAAGCCCAAAAACTTCATCAATTGACTCCGTGGCCCAGTGGATAAGGCGCTGGTCTACGAAACCAGAGATTCTGGGTTCGATCCCCAGCGGAGTCggattttctccttttttttcccCTTCctcctttttctcttttttttatctTTTTGCAGGGGAGTCGCAACACAAAATTCGAGTGCAAAGCCCAACAGACCGATATAGAGAAGAAGTGGGCTCCTTAACATAACACGTAACCGGCCGCCGCGCGAAGAAGAAAAAAACCCTAACCAGATAGAACTCGTCGGAGGGAGCGGGAGGAGATCCAAAGGgcggacatggcggcggcgaaggcggcgTTGGAGAAGATGAGGGCGTTCTGGGACTCGCAGTGCAACAACGAGGAGAACTGGGCGGTCAACTATGTCagcccctctccctcctctcccTTCGATCTAGTTATTTATGCGTCGCCTACTTATTAATTACCCTGTTCTTGCTTCCCGCAAAAAGAAAAACCTGTTCTTGCGTCATTGCTGAGATATGGGATTACTAGTATGGTAGTCTGTTTTGCTAACTGATACGGGTGAGAGATTCGGTTTAGAATTTGGATGGTTAGGTTGTTCGCCGCCCTTTTGATGTGTAGTATATGACCCAGGAACTTGCTAGCACATTGTGAAGCCATGTGTGGTTCTGTTATGTTGTGCTTCAACAGCTTTGCTTGTGAATTGTGATGCTGCTGCTCAAGGCTTGGGGCACAATTAGGGCATGGAAAAAAGCCAATGAAGTTGATTTAGGCATTCTGACTCTGTACCGCTAAGACGCTTCGCTTGCTAATGCTATCGATTTAGACTTCTGTACTTGCCTATCTGCAAGATGAGACTATAATGTGGCGTTGGTTGTCGGTACTGTCTTGTGGCGTTTGTGACGTACTAGTAAATTCATATAACTTCTAACTTGCTACGTCCGCTTGCTAATGCCATCGGTTTAGCCTTCTGTACTTGGCTATCTGCAAGATGAGACTATAATGTGGCGTTAGTCGTCAGTACTGACTTGTGGCGTTTGTTACGTACTAGTAAATTCATATAACTTCTAACTTTCTAGGTTCTGCACAACTATGGCTGTGTCTAGATCCACTGGTCAGTCAATCTAGGTTGACAACCTTAGTTCCTTTGCTGGCGAATTGCTTACTTTAGTTACTTACCCTCAGAAAAAAAGTTGGTTAATGGTTAGATTATGCCTGGCGTGATCTTGTGGATCTTCTAAATTTCTGCCTGAGAACCGACGTTTTTCTGTTGGTGAATCCCAAACTTTAAGTTATGCTTGACATTGAAGTTTTGCTGTTGGTTAATGGATATTCTGATGTATTTTGAGTTATGTCTGGTAGTTGATCCTTTATATTTTATTGTCCCATGTGTTATTTTTTGACTAAAAGAGGGACCTTCATGTTTATTGAGGTGCAAAAGGATTTGAATTTGTGCTCCCCTTGTGTTCTGCTATGTGATCCTCTCAAGGTTCCACACTATGATCGCAATTCATAGGATATATGTAGGATCTAGGACAACAAATCATGGGATTTTAAAGAATTGGTAGTATTAGTCAGTCGAACCTTGTTTCCTTCGCTGATGAATCGCTTACTTTAGTTACTTATGAATCACTTACTTTAGTTACTTATCCTTACAATTTTGGTAAACCATGCCTGGCAATGATCCTGTGGATCTTTTAATTTTCTGCCTGAGATGTTTGAAATCTCTGCCTGAAAaccaatattttttattgttGGATTCCTAACTTTTAAGTTATGCTTGACATTGAAACTTTGCAATGGTGGATCCTATCTCTGAATTTGTCGTCTGACAGCTGAACATTTGTATTTTTTTCTCCTATGTGTTCTTTCTGGCCATAAAGTGGAACCCCCAGTTGTGGTGAGGCGCAAAATGATTTGAAATTGTTCCTACATGTTATCTCTTGGTACTACTTGAGTACTGTAATTGGGCTGGGCTGTTATTGGGTTAAGGAATACTAGATTAACTGCTTGCAGTTTATAGTGATATTGTACCATTGTTGTTTAGGACAATATCTCCTGTTGGTACAAAAACCTCTTACTACTGTTTTTTTATTTGTTCATTTACAGAAGGTGCTAAAGGCTGCTGGTATATTTGCTGGATCCGTCTTCCTGATGCACAACTTTGGCCATAATATGGTCATCTAAACGGGACTAGATAGGGCAATAATGGGCATTCAATGGTGTGGTGTTGCACTGCCTTTTTCGTTTTCTCATCAACATGGTCATCGCACATGTTCTTAGTGTGGATTAAGGAGTGAAACTGTTGTTCTTAGACATTGGTTGGTAATAATGGCAGCCAAAATAGTACTTTATATGTATTACTCTATCAGGTGTTCTCATGCTTTGTGAATTATCAGGCAAGTCGTCGCAAACTTGTTGGGGATCCCTTTTTGTTAGGTCTTCTTGAACTTTGTCCTCCAGTTCATGCAGTGAATTAAGCCGGTGATACTATATTGCTGTGAATATTTACATCTTCCTGATTTCTGGTGATTGTTGCTGTTAGAGTAAAGCTCTGAATGCTATTCTCTCATCCGGAACACAGCTAACCGCAGGGGTGTTTCACAAGCAGATGCAAAAATTCTCAAAGTATCTAGGATGGAGAAATCTGCAAGCTGATCTTATGCATCTGATCACCAAGATTTCATGTATTTGCTCTGTGCTGACAACAGGATAGTGTAAGCTATCTTTGAATAGTTTGAATTGTTTACCACATGTGTCACGTGGTACATGATAGTGTGAGCTAGGGCACACCTTGCGTTTGTTTATTTGGTCAAAATGAGCGTGATTTGCGAGATCACTCAAGAATTGAGAGTAGGCTGTGAGAGATTATGACCGGACTTGCTACTAGATGCGACTATGTTACAGCACCAATTGTTTTGTTTGTGTGTGGCTGATAGGTGGCCCCTAAAATTGTAGGGGAACGTTTAAATCGGGTAACCGATCTCAGCGCTCGGTCGATCACCTCCTTCTCTTCTCCATTTCCCTATGTCTGCACGCGCCACTCAACTCGTCCGCTGACCATCGACCTGCGCTAAACCCAACCACATGGCCTGAAAAGGGCAGATGCTATGCTGTGAGCTAGTGACGGAAGGGCAGTGTTGCAAGCCACGGAGTCAGAGCGGACGGTGCTGCGAGCGGCAACGGTGTTGTTGTGAGCAGAGGTACTCGTCACTGCAAAGGCCAGTGGCTATTGCTGCGGAGTCGAGTCGGTGCATTGAGCTCGGCAATGGGCGGTGCTACGACTCAGGCATGTCTTCGTTCGGTGACTCGCGGTGCTACGACTCACATCGCGTGCTGTTGTGTGTCAAACGACAATGGTGTGACGAGCTGCGAGCTCGGCAACGGCTGGTGGTACGATCGTCGCCAGCGGAGACCTGTGTGTCTGTGCTGCAACCGAAGACGCGATGTGCTACGAGGCGGGTGGTGGTGCTTGTCAGCAGGGGCGGCTGGGCTGCCCCGGGCCTCCTTTGTATATTGTAGCAACTGCTACGGTACTATGCTATAATAAACAAGGGATTTGGGCCTCATGACTCTTTTttcaattttagttcttggctaGCAAGTCATATGACACTCTACACATGCAATTTTAGAGTCTAGGCAgcgaaaagtagatacattgcaAGTAATAGTAATGTAGCATCCatgtgctgctgctgctgatgtGTTCCTCTCTTGTTGATATGATATTCACATGTGTACAGAGATGGATAAATGAATTCAGAGGGGAGAGAAGACTAGATATTTTTGTGCCCGTGTGTGTAGTATATTTGACTGAGCTGAGCAGAATGTTGCTTGTAGCTATAGCTATGAAATACCCTCTGTCCGAAATTATTTGTTTgaaattacttgtcttagatacATCAGTATCAAGACAAATTTTATCTTCTTGCTAGCTTCATCTTCTTTTTCGTTACCTTCCATAATAGAC
Protein-coding sequences here:
- the LOC125508083 gene encoding mitochondrial import receptor subunit TOM5 homolog, producing the protein MAAAKAALEKMRAFWDSQCNNEENWAVNYKVLKAAGIFAGSVFLMHNFGHNMVI